The Rhizobium sp. BT03 genome has a window encoding:
- a CDS encoding pyridoxal phosphate-dependent aminotransferase — MSAFSRFTPLAGALPSTVPFVGPEAIERQRGFAVSARIGANENGFGPAPSVFAAMREEAGNIWKYNDPENFALRQALAAHLGTSPANIAIGSGIDELLGQIVRLVIEPGAPVVTSLGAYPTFNFHVAGFGGRLVTVPYANDREDLDGLLDAVKRENAPLVYFANPDNPMGSWWDADRIVAFARALPETTMMVLDEAYSETGPAGALPSIASLIELPNIVRTRTFSKAYGLAGSRTGYVISTAGTAEAFDKIRNHFGMNRLATAAALAALKDQTYLAEVVGKIQAARERIGGIARANGFEPLPSATNFVAIDTGRDGIYARAIVDGLMERGVFIRMPGVAPLNRCIRVSVGPEADMALLEEALPQVLKQIG, encoded by the coding sequence ATGTCCGCCTTTTCGCGCTTCACGCCTCTTGCCGGCGCTCTGCCCTCCACAGTTCCTTTCGTCGGTCCCGAAGCGATCGAGCGTCAGCGCGGGTTTGCTGTTTCGGCGCGCATCGGCGCCAATGAGAACGGCTTCGGCCCCGCCCCTTCGGTATTTGCAGCGATGCGCGAGGAGGCCGGCAATATCTGGAAATACAATGACCCGGAGAATTTCGCGCTCCGGCAAGCGCTTGCCGCCCATCTCGGCACGTCCCCCGCCAATATCGCCATCGGCAGCGGCATCGACGAATTGCTCGGCCAGATCGTCCGGCTGGTGATCGAGCCCGGCGCGCCCGTCGTTACTTCGCTCGGCGCCTATCCGACCTTCAATTTCCATGTCGCCGGCTTCGGCGGACGGCTGGTGACCGTTCCCTATGCCAATGACCGCGAGGATCTCGACGGATTGCTCGATGCCGTAAAGCGCGAGAATGCGCCGCTCGTCTATTTCGCCAATCCCGACAATCCGATGGGAAGCTGGTGGGATGCCGACAGGATCGTCGCTTTCGCCCGGGCGCTGCCGGAGACGACGATGATGGTGCTCGACGAGGCCTATAGCGAGACCGGGCCGGCAGGGGCGCTGCCGTCGATCGCCTCGCTGATCGAGCTGCCGAACATCGTTCGCACCCGCACCTTCTCCAAGGCCTACGGACTGGCCGGCTCGCGCACCGGTTACGTGATTTCGACGGCCGGGACGGCTGAAGCTTTCGACAAGATCCGCAATCATTTCGGCATGAACCGGCTGGCGACCGCGGCAGCGCTCGCCGCCCTCAAGGACCAGACCTATCTCGCCGAGGTGGTCGGGAAAATCCAGGCGGCGCGGGAGCGGATCGGCGGCATCGCCCGGGCCAACGGGTTTGAGCCCCTGCCCTCGGCGACGAATTTCGTCGCGATCGATACCGGCCGCGACGGCATCTATGCGCGGGCGATCGTCGACGGGCTGATGGAACGCGGCGTCTTCATCCGCATGCCGGGCGTGGCCCCACTCAATCGCTGCATTCGCGTCAGCGTCGGGCCGGAGGCGGATATGGCGCTTCTCGAAGAGGCGCTGCCGCAGGTGCTGAAACAGATCGGCTGA
- a CDS encoding type II toxin-antitoxin system RelE/ParE family toxin, translating to MRPVFWSEAAHRDNLEILRYVAADNPHAAERIVNAIEDAGKKLGEFATGRQGRVTGTYEKPLARLPYIISYELQSIAGRESVVILRVIHAARDWPTGEPA from the coding sequence ATGAGGCCAGTTTTCTGGTCGGAAGCAGCACACCGAGATAACCTGGAAATTCTGCGTTACGTCGCGGCAGACAACCCTCACGCTGCCGAAAGGATCGTAAACGCCATAGAGGATGCCGGCAAGAAACTGGGCGAGTTTGCAACCGGCCGGCAAGGGCGAGTAACCGGCACTTATGAAAAGCCCCTCGCCCGGCTTCCTTACATAATTTCCTATGAGCTGCAGTCGATCGCTGGACGTGAAAGTGTCGTCATCTTGCGTGTGATCCATGCTGCGCGGGATTGGCCAACCGGAGAACCAGCTTAG
- a CDS encoding pilus protein PilZ: MSMLRATHLATVKSAVYDLRWEEFSVKRPARIVAVRPCLTGVSMRSAEIIDISQGGATFIVSTTAGLPKHYYLNILGLAYRIGCAEVYRHKERIGVRFINIMDPEVLRRVVRTDFLVGNMEAIAARRAPIFRA; the protein is encoded by the coding sequence ATGTCTATGCTCCGCGCCACCCACCTTGCCACGGTCAAGTCCGCCGTCTATGACCTGCGCTGGGAAGAATTCAGCGTCAAGCGGCCAGCCCGCATCGTCGCCGTCCGGCCCTGCCTTACCGGCGTCTCGATGCGAAGCGCCGAGATCATCGATATTTCCCAGGGTGGCGCGACGTTCATCGTGTCGACCACGGCCGGCCTGCCGAAACATTATTATCTCAACATTCTGGGCCTCGCCTACCGGATCGGCTGTGCCGAGGTCTACCGGCACAAGGAACGCATCGGGGTGCGGTTCATCAATATCATGGATCCCGAGGTTCTGCGCCGCGTCGTGCGCACCGATTTCCTTGTCGGCAACATGGAAGCAATCGCCGCCCGGCGGGCGCCGATCTTCCGTGCGTGA
- a CDS encoding YciI family protein produces MKFLGQVWFDTEKSSKVTQEEWDAVTQECIVSDDHWRDSGHMLSALALYEPERAVTLRVRNGAVAATEGPFAEIKEHLGGFVVIEAKDMEEAKAIISTFPILKYASIEIRPAYSIKDGR; encoded by the coding sequence ATGAAGTTTCTGGGTCAGGTCTGGTTCGATACCGAAAAGAGCAGCAAAGTCACGCAGGAGGAATGGGACGCGGTCACGCAGGAGTGCATCGTCAGCGACGACCACTGGCGCGACAGCGGTCATATGCTGAGCGCGCTGGCGCTTTATGAACCGGAGCGAGCCGTAACGCTCCGCGTTCGCAACGGCGCTGTCGCCGCGACAGAGGGGCCCTTCGCCGAAATCAAGGAGCATCTCGGCGGGTTCGTGGTGATCGAGGCCAAGGACATGGAAGAAGCGAAAGCGATCATTTCCACCTTCCCGATCCTCAAATATGCGTCGATCGAAATCAGGCCCGCCTATTCGATCAAGGATGGGAGAT
- a CDS encoding sel1 repeat family protein — protein MARFEMHNAETATMGGDNSADVFCEMGLMYATGRGCEVDLVAAHKWLNIAAIKGNDRAAELRADVAAAMDKMQIVAALRAAREWMTVH, from the coding sequence ATGGCACGCTTTGAAATGCACAATGCTGAAACGGCCACCATGGGTGGCGACAACAGCGCCGATGTCTTCTGTGAAATGGGTCTGATGTATGCGACCGGCCGCGGCTGCGAAGTCGATCTCGTCGCGGCCCACAAATGGCTGAACATCGCCGCAATCAAGGGCAACGACCGCGCCGCCGAGCTTCGTGCGGATGTGGCCGCCGCCATGGACAAGATGCAGATCGTGGCAGCGCTGCGCGCCGCCCGCGAGTGGATGACGGTCCACTGA
- a CDS encoding YciI family protein — MKYLCQVWFDSGVLDAMTQEEKAELDMNSLNYDRDLAESGHMIVAQALQPPRSAVTVRVRGGEMSVTDGPFAETKEALGGFILIEAKDLNDAIRVAAGIPLAKLGAIEVRPIHEFG, encoded by the coding sequence ATGAAATATCTCTGCCAGGTCTGGTTCGATAGCGGCGTGCTGGACGCCATGACGCAAGAGGAGAAGGCCGAGCTCGACATGAATTCCCTGAACTACGACAGGGATCTCGCCGAAAGCGGGCATATGATCGTCGCTCAGGCGCTGCAGCCGCCGAGATCGGCGGTGACCGTCCGGGTGCGAGGCGGCGAGATGTCGGTGACGGACGGCCCCTTCGCCGAGACCAAGGAGGCGCTTGGCGGCTTCATCCTGATCGAGGCCAAGGATCTCAACGACGCGATCCGGGTTGCGGCTGGAATTCCGCTGGCGAAACTCGGCGCGATCGAAGTTCGCCCCATCCATGAATTCGGCTGA
- a CDS encoding CopG family ribbon-helix-helix protein — translation MAVSTTMTIRVRPDVKEKLDRIAADTQRSKSFLAGEAVAAYVERELEIIEGIKLGRTDAEAGRVVPHEQAVAEMREVIEDAKRRKAARG, via the coding sequence ATGGCCGTCAGCACGACCATGACGATTCGGGTTCGCCCTGATGTAAAAGAAAAGCTCGACCGGATCGCGGCCGACACACAACGAAGCAAGTCATTCCTCGCCGGCGAGGCCGTAGCAGCCTATGTGGAGCGCGAGCTTGAAATCATCGAAGGTATCAAGCTTGGCAGAACCGATGCAGAAGCCGGGCGTGTCGTACCGCATGAACAGGCCGTCGCCGAAATGCGTGAGGTTATCGAGGATGCCAAGCGCAGGAAGGCTGCGCGCGGATGA
- a CDS encoding DUF2147 domain-containing protein yields the protein MIRSFVLASAIAMIAGIAHAEEPIVGSWKTAAGETAVIASCGGSYCVTLKTGKYAGRKIGTLAGTGGSYAGEITDPAADKTYSGSGKISGNSLRMQGCVMKILCKSQTWTRL from the coding sequence ATGATCCGCAGCTTCGTTCTCGCCAGCGCCATCGCAATGATCGCAGGCATCGCCCATGCCGAGGAGCCGATCGTCGGCAGCTGGAAGACGGCCGCCGGCGAGACGGCGGTGATCGCGTCGTGCGGCGGCAGCTATTGCGTGACGCTGAAGACCGGCAAATATGCCGGCCGGAAGATCGGCACGCTTGCGGGAACCGGCGGCAGCTATGCCGGCGAGATCACCGACCCGGCCGCCGACAAGACCTATAGCGGCTCGGGCAAGATCTCCGGCAATTCTCTGAGAATGCAGGGCTGCGTGATGAAGATCCTCTGCAAGTCACAGACCTGGACGCGGCTCTGA
- a CDS encoding AMP nucleosidase encodes MNKRISPLSPFDISSPPPFQPQSFDDPAAAVEALTALYERNTAFLIKSFTELAQGAPISSRYRAFYPQVSIETTSFGHVDSRLSYGHVTAPGIYTTTVTRPKLFKHYLKEQLALLVKSHNVPVIVSESTTPIPLHFAFGEGAHVEASTNAFIDIPMRDIFDTPDLNTTDDEIANGEYIPPPGEPSPLAPFTAQRIDYSLARLSHYTATHAEHFQNFVLFTNYQFYIDEFCGWARKLMAEGGDGYTAFVEPGNIVTLPGSSVPETDAALTRLPQMPAYHLKKKGHAGITMINIGVGPSNAKTITDHVAVLRPHAWLMLGHCAGLRNSQRLGDYVLAHAYMREDHVLDDDLPVWVPIPALAEVQVALEAAVAEITGYEGFELKRIMRTGTVGTIDNRNWELRDQRGPVKRLSQARAIALDMESATIAANGFRFRVPYGTLLCVSDKPLHGELKLPGMATAFYRTQVNQHLQIGIRAVQKLAAMPKEALHSRKLRSFFETAFQ; translated from the coding sequence ATGAACAAACGAATCTCCCCCTTGTCGCCGTTCGACATCTCCTCGCCACCCCCTTTTCAGCCCCAGAGCTTTGATGATCCCGCCGCGGCGGTGGAAGCGCTGACCGCGCTTTACGAGCGCAATACGGCGTTCCTGATCAAGAGCTTCACCGAGCTTGCGCAGGGCGCTCCGATCTCCTCGCGCTACCGTGCTTTCTATCCGCAGGTCAGCATCGAGACGACAAGCTTCGGCCACGTCGACTCGCGCCTTTCCTACGGCCACGTCACGGCACCGGGCATCTACACGACGACGGTCACGCGGCCGAAGCTCTTCAAGCATTACTTGAAGGAGCAGCTGGCGCTGCTGGTGAAGAGCCACAATGTTCCGGTCATCGTCTCGGAATCGACGACGCCGATCCCCTTGCACTTCGCCTTCGGCGAGGGTGCGCATGTGGAAGCATCGACCAACGCCTTCATCGACATTCCGATGCGCGATATTTTCGACACGCCCGATCTCAACACCACCGACGACGAGATCGCCAATGGCGAATATATCCCGCCGCCGGGAGAGCCCTCGCCGCTTGCGCCGTTCACCGCGCAGCGCATCGACTATTCGCTCGCGCGGCTGTCGCATTATACGGCGACGCATGCCGAGCATTTCCAGAATTTCGTGCTGTTTACGAACTACCAGTTCTATATCGACGAATTCTGCGGCTGGGCGCGCAAGCTGATGGCGGAGGGCGGCGACGGCTATACCGCCTTCGTCGAGCCCGGCAATATCGTCACCCTGCCCGGTTCGAGCGTGCCGGAAACGGATGCGGCACTGACCCGCCTGCCGCAGATGCCGGCCTACCATCTGAAGAAGAAGGGCCATGCCGGGATCACCATGATCAATATCGGCGTCGGCCCCTCCAACGCCAAGACGATCACCGACCACGTCGCGGTGCTGCGCCCGCATGCCTGGCTGATGCTCGGCCACTGCGCCGGCCTTCGCAACAGCCAGCGGCTCGGCGATTATGTGCTCGCCCATGCCTATATGCGCGAGGACCATGTTCTCGACGACGACCTGCCGGTCTGGGTGCCTATCCCGGCGCTGGCCGAAGTGCAGGTAGCGCTTGAGGCGGCCGTTGCCGAAATCACCGGCTACGAGGGTTTCGAGCTGAAGCGCATCATGCGCACCGGCACCGTCGGCACGATCGATAACCGCAACTGGGAACTGCGTGACCAGCGCGGGCCGGTGAAGCGGCTGTCGCAGGCGCGCGCCATCGCGCTCGACATGGAATCGGCAACGATCGCCGCCAACGGCTTCCGCTTCCGCGTGCCTTACGGCACGCTGCTCTGCGTCTCCGACAAGCCGCTGCACGGCGAATTGAAGCTGCCGGGCATGGCGACGGCCTTCTATCGCACGCAGGTCAACCAGCATCTGCAGATCGGCATCCGCGCCGTGCAGAAGCTTGCCGCCATGCCGAAGGAAGCGCTGCATTCGCGCAAACTGCGCAGCTTCTTCGAAACGGCCTTCCAGTAG